CGATTTACCCCCGTTTACCACTACCCCCGAGCAGATAGATAATATCCGTAAGGCCATGCCGGCACTGCCGCAACAGTTGCAGCAGCAGTGGATGACCACGCATCAACTATCGGTGCAGGATGCACAAGTGCTGAGTGAAGAAAAAGCACTGGCGGATTATTTTGAAGCCTTGCTGGCTATTGGCACTGCTGCCAAACCCGCCGCCAACTGGCTCATTGGCCCTATCAAGAGTTGGTTGAACGAGCAACAAGTGAGCATAGATGCCTTTCCGTTATCTGCTGTCGCCTTGCAATCTTTGATTGCGTTGGTGCAAGAAGGAAAGGTGAATTTTAGCATGGCCGCCACCAAATTGCTGCCAGCATTGATAGCAGCTCCGGGTGAAGATGTGGCCGCATTGGCACAGCAGCTCGGCATAGTACAAGCTGATGATAGTGATGCTACAGAAGCATGGGTAAATGAAGCGCTGGCTGCCATGCCGGATAAAGTGAAAGAATACCAGAAAGGCAAGAAAGGATTGATTGGCTTGTTTGTAGGCGAAGTAAAAAAACGCTCCAAAGGCAAGGCCAATCCGCAGTTGGTAACCAAACTGCTGGAAGAAAAACTCAACGCCTGATACCTATAACTCATACCAATTGATGCCGTTTTCATTTTCATACAAACAAAGCGCTGCTGCTGTATTGCTGACACTGGGCATGTACAGCTGTGAGCAAAGCACCAATACTGATTTGGTGGTGAAAGGTTCTTTCAGCAATGCCACCGGTGGTAAAATAATGTTGGCCGAATTGCCCTACGCCGCAGCACAAAGAATTGTGGTTGACTCTGCCTATCTGATTGACAGTGTCGGTCGTTTTCGATTGCATACCCCCATGAGTCAGGAGTCGGTGTATCAGTTGTTTATTGCCAACGGACCGGGCCTGCTATTTATTAATGATGTGCCGGACATTGAGATTGTAGCTGATGCGAAACACCCTGAGCAATTCAAGATTAGCGGATCGCCGGCCAGCAGCAGCATCCAGACGCTGTACAACAGTTTCGAAAAAACATACGCTGAATGGAAGACTGCAGAAGCAGCAGCGATAGCCGCCGATAAACCAGGTAAGCAAAACGATAGCTTGCGTACAGCAACACTGCAGCAACGTGATGTACGTTATGCTGCTTTGCAACAACTATTCAGCAATTTCATCAGCAAAGAGCCCAATGCAACGGCGCAGTATTTTGCGCTGGGCATGGCGCATCGTTTTTTGCCCGGCAGCCAATGGCAGCAATTGCTGAAAGCTGCCCAAGACAAGCATCCGCAGCACCCCGGCCTGCAATTATTGGAACAACGGTTGGTAACGGCGAATACACCCGGCACACATTTACTCAACAAAGCGGTACCCGAAATTCAACTACCCGACAGCAGCGGACAAGCTGTGGCACTCAGCAGCCTGCGTGGCAAATGGGTATTGGCATACGTGTGGGCTGGTTGGGATAGTAGTAGCAGAAAACAAGCCATTGTACTGCGCAAAACACAATCGGCTTTGTACAAAAAGAACCTGGTTTTTTTAGGCTTATCCATCGATAAAGACAGAAGTACCTGGATAGAAGCCATTCGCCAAGATTCTGTTCCGGCCATACAACTCAGCGACCTGAAATACTGGGACAGCAAAGTGCTGCAGCAATTAGACATTCAGAAAATTCCATTCAACCTGCTGATTGATCCTACAGGTATGGTTAAGGCTGTAAACATACCTGATTCTGTTTTCATCAATACTGTAAGCTCATTTGTACGATAGAAGAAGCTAATTGTGCTACATAAAAAACCACCGGATTCAACCGGTGGTTTTTTTATCACAACGTTTCTTTCTATTAGTTGTCCGTCATCAGGGCATTCAGCTGCAATTCAGATGCAGGAATAGGCCAGATGTAGTTTTGACCAGTAGCAGGAACGGCAGTTACCCCTGGTTTTGCAGGCAGTGGCAAACCGAGGCGGGTATTGTCGAAGCCGGCCAAGCCTTCACCCAGAAACTCAATGCGACGTTCGGTGAGAATGGCATTGGCAAGTGCATCAGCATTGGCAAAATCGCCGGCAGCAAATACAGTAGAAGCATCAGAACGACCACGTACTGCGTTCAGCAAAGCAATGGCTCTTGCGTCCACTGTATTGGTAGAACGGGTGATGGCTTCTGCGAGGCTCAGCAATACTTCAGGATAACGCAAAACCGGAGCCCAGTCTGTATAAGGTGCTGCAGTAGTATACTTATTCAACCACGGTTTGTTGGCAGCCATCAGGATTTGTGCACGACGGGCATCACCAGCTTTCCAGTTAGCATCGGCATATACACCTGCGGGGTTTACAGAATATTCTGCGCCACCACCAGCCTGGCTGTCATGGCGAAAATAGAAACCCAACTGGTTTTGGGTGCCTGGCGCTTCGTTGCTATAGAAAGGCATTGACAGAATGCTTTCTACTGTAGTGTAGTTGGTAAATGTGGTATTAAATGAAGCGTTCAACGCATGACGTACACCAGTTGGCGCTACAAACGGAGCGGTAGCAGGTACCAGCTTGTTGGCTTCTGTTATTACATCAGCATAACGACGCATGCCCAGCAATACTCTTACTTTCAAAGCGATTGCTGTGTTTTTGTGTGCACGAATCACATTTTGAGTGGCATTGGCATTTGTAAGTGGCAGGTTGGTTTCAGCAAAATTGAGGTCATTCAAAATTTGCGTGTACACTTCTGCTACGGTGTTACGAGCCATATCAAAATTGGCACTACCAGTGTTTGGCGTTAAACGTAAAGGCAAACCGGGCTTCGAACCGTTGCCGTCCCAAAAAGGACGAGCATACAGGTTGACCATGGCATGGTAGCACAATGCACGAACCAAACGGGCTTCTGCACGATAGGCATTGGCCTTGGTGGCACCTACTACAGATTCACCCTTGCTGTCCATACCCGCCAAAAAGACGTTGGCGAGGTTGATAGCATAGTAAGCACGGCTCCATACAGCTTCTACGCTGTTGCCAGAGCTGTTGGCCGGGCCGTAGTTGTACACGTCGAAACCAGTAACAACGTTGGTTCTTTCGTTTACGAAATCAACACCACGTATATCGTTAAACACCTGAAGGCGACCGCCATACAAACCAGCATTTTTGATGGTAGCATAGAGAGCTTTTACCTGTCCTTCAATGCGGAGTTCGCTGTCGAATGCTGAGAGATCAGAAATCTGATTGGTGGGCACCGGGTTCAGAAACTCGTCTTTTTTGCAAGAAGCCAACTGGAACAGAACAGTGGCTGCTGCTATATTTAAAAATATTCTTTTCATCTTCATCATTTTGTGTTTAGAAATTAGAACCCAATGTTTACACCGAGGGTGATGGTACGAGCATTACCAACGGAGTTACGGTCTACACCTTGATTGGTGCTGCCTGTACCGTTTGATGATACTTCAGGATCGGGTCCGGGGTACTTGGTCAAAATCAACAGGTTGTTGCCAGATACGTAGAAGCGGGCACTGCTGATTCTTGCTTTACCCAATACAGACTGGGGAAGATTGTAAGACAATTGAGCGGTACGCAGTTTAATGAAGTCGCCCTTAAACACGTTTACATCCAATGGGAATGCAGAACCGTTTGATACGTTGTCGCCGAAGTAAGGCTTAGGCATATCGGTTTGGTCACCAGGCTTCTGCCAACGACGGAGCACGTCGGTAGAGTTGTTCCAGAAGCGCTGATCACGAAGACCCGCATAAGTACCCCAGTACACGTAGAAACCAGCCTGGTAGGTAAACAAAGTGTTCAAAGAGAAGTTACCAAAGTTGAAAGTGTTATCCCAACCACCTACAAAACGAGGGTTGGTGTTTTTGTACACTATCGCATCAGCAGAGCTTACGTTAGGAGCACGTGTGCCATCGGCATATTCAAAGTTGAAGCCAGTGGCTGCACGGAACTGATAAAACACTTCACGACCTTGTGCATTGATGAAAATACGACGACCAGTAGCAGGGTCTACACCGTTAGTACGCGTAACAAACAAGCTACCTACAGGGCTACCGGGTACAGTAATGTTTACTGTTTCCAAACCACTGGTTGAAGACAATACACGGTTCAATCCAGGAGCCAGTGAAGTCACTTCGTTTTCGTTGAAGTTGAAGTTGAATGAAGAAGACCAGCTAAAGTTTTTCTTCCGGATTACCTGAGCGTTAATGCCCAATTCAACACCTCTGTTGTACATGGTACCAACGTTGGTAGGTACTGAGCTAGGCATACCGGCACTTGGAGGAGCAGGCACGTTCAGAATCAATCCGTCTACATCATTGTTGTAGTAAGATACTTCAGCAGTAATGCGGTCGTTCATGAAACCGAAATTCAGACCGATGTCGAGTTTGTTACTGGTTTCCCAACCGAGGAAATTGTTACCAACCTGGTTGAACACCAATGTACCTGTTTGGCCATACAAGCCAGAACCAAATGTGCTGAGCGAAGCGAAGTCGCCCAAGCCAGCAATATTACCTACGCGGCCATAGCTACCACGCAGTTTCATGCTGCTGAAAATAGAAGACAGCTTAGATGATTGCCAGAAGTTTTCATTGGCAATTTCCCAACCGGCAGATACACCCCAGAAAGTACCAGCCTTTCTGTCGCTACCCAGTTGAGATGCACGGTCACGACGGATGTTGGCACTGATGAAATACTTCCTGTCGTAGTTGTAGTTCAAACGACCAAACTCAGACAAGAGATAGCTTTCGCCAATACCCAAACCGGCAGTGTTGGGTGTAGCCCAACCACCCTGAATGTTGGTGAAGTCTGGATCGTTTACCTGAATGCGGTTCAAACCAAAGCTCTTGGCTTGAATACGCTGCTGCTCCACACCGCCCAATACAGAGAAGTTGTTGGCGCCGCTCACTTTGAAATCATATTGTGCAGTAGTAGTCCATACCCAGTTTTTGCGGTTTACAAAACTGCTGGTGGCAGAACCATTGCTACCAAAACCTTCGCCAGATTGTGGGCTCCAGTAAATTTCGTTTTCAGTGTTCAAATAATCAACACTGTACTGCGTACGAATAGCAAGACCACTCACAGGACGCAATTCAGCAAACATGTTTCCGAGGAAACGGTTTGTTTTCTGAATTACTTCTGTTTTGATCGAGAGATACAGCAGGGTTATTAAAACCAACCTGACCTACTTTGTTATTCATTACACCAATAAACTGGCCATTCACGTTATAGGTACCATCATTGTTGTATGGCGCTACGTTTGGCGAAATAAGCAAAGCTGCCCGGCCCAAACCCGCTGTAGCAAATGCAGCACCAGGTATAGAACCAGAGCTAACAGCAGCTTCGTTCAATTCGTTTGAATATTGAATTTTACCACCAATCGTCAGCATTTTGCCCACCTTGGTATCGAAGTTGCCCAGCATAGAAATACGACGGAAATCGTTGCGCTTAATGATACCTGACTGATCGGTTACACCAGCAGAAAAATAGTAGCGGGTCGCATCGTTGGCACCACTCACATTTACGGTGTGGCTATGCTGGATGCCAGTGCGGTATACAAAATCGTACCAGTTGGTATTGATGGGCTGTCCATCAGGTCCGTTGGTCAAATAGAATGCATTGGTATTTGCATTGAAAGTACCCTGGTTTCTGAGTGCTTCGTTTTTGTAGTCAGTATACTGTTGCGCATTCAAAATGTTGGGCAAGCCAAACACTTTTGAAAAACCAACCCAGCTATCAAGGGTAACTTTTGCCTTACCGGTTTTACCACGCTTGGTGGTTACGAAGATCACACCATTAGCAGCACGGCTACCGTAGATGGCAGAGGCCGCAGCATCTTTACTAATGTCGATGCTTTCAATATCGTTCGGGTTGATACTGGCCAATGCGTTACCAGAAGCATCTGTACCACTTGCATCACCTGAAAATACAGGCACACCATCAATTACAATGAGTGGCTGTGAGCTCAACGAGATTGAGTTGGTACCACGCACCCGGATAACAGGCGGGTTGTTCAACACACCGTTAGGAATAGAAATTTGAACACCTGCGGCACGGCCACCCAAAGCCTGTTCAAAACTTTGTACAGGACGGTTGGCTACTTCCTGACCAGCCACAGAGGCAATGTTGCCTGTAATTTCCTTCCGCTTTTGCGTACCATAACCAACGACGATAACTTCATCGAGTTTATTTTCGGCAAGCTTCAAACTCACATTCAATACTCCGTTTGCAGGAATGCTTAGGGTTACAGCTTCATAACCCACAAAAGAAAACGTAAGTGTTTTAGATGAAGCAGGAACTGTCACACTATAAGATCCTCCAGCTTCTGATTTAGTACCCGCACCACCCGGTGCCGATACCGTAACACCAACAAGTCCAGTGCCATCCTTGCTGTCAGTAACCTTTCCGGTTACTGTTTTGCTCTGTGCAAAAGCCACGAAGGTGATGCACAGGCACACAATTGCCATTGCGATTTTTCTCATTTTTAAAATTTTGGTTTACAATAAATCTCACAATAAGAACGTGCACCTGTCTGTGTGAGCAGAATGGTTAGTGGGCTTCACTCACAATACATGTTGTTGATAGATGCAGCGCTTCTCTGACTAATTCGCAATGTAGACAACTAATTGCTTTGGATAGATGCGTAAAAAGTAAAAAAGATATAACAGGAGGTTATGGTAGGGCATGAAATTTCTACCCAATTGAATACCTATACATCCATTGCTTATTGCTACACAGTTATGGTTTAGCAGAGTTCATGCAGCAGAATGTATTGAATGAATCTTGTGGTTCATGACAGGATTATACGTAAGCAGATTACAAAATTGCACCAATACAAACGAGTAAATGCAAAAGGCCGGTCAATCCTGACCGGCCTTTGTGCGTATCGATATTGCGAATAACCAACTTATGGTTGTGCAATACTCAAACCAATTTTGGCGTAGTTGGTTGCAGGTTTAAACACTGCGTTCTCTGTGAGTTCAAGCACTGCAGTGGCAGTACCTGTACCAGCACCGGGGTTCAACACTACGAAGTCTACAAAACCAAAGCTGCTGTTGGCAGGAATGGTACCTGTACCTGTTACAGCCTGGAAGTGTGTACCGGGAGCACCAGTAGATTCTGCCTGGTTGAATTTGAAAGTAAATGCACGGTCTGTAGCAGCTTGTGCTCCTACTACATTCACCCGCAAACGAATAGTACCCGTAGTGCGGGTAATAAAAGGAGAGGAATTGGGGGTTGCAGCATTGTAAATAGGCACTCTAATCATCATTGGGTAGGTAAGTCCAGCAGCATTTGAATTCCAGCTACTTGCGTCCCACTCTATTTGAGCACCATTAAATGTGGCAATTTCGTTCTTGATACAACCGGTTGACAAAAACGCTGTAACAATTGCCAACATCAATATTGTATTTCTAAAATTTTTCATAGAAGATGTCTTATTGTTTAATAGCCGAAATTTTGTTTGATGCGAGGATTACCATCCACTTCACGTTGGGGAATAGGAGGAAGAATTCTTGCATCAGAAAAAGATACTGTAGCAGTAGAAGGAGCTGTTTTCACAATATCTCGTCCAAGCCTTTTAAGATCGAAGAAACGATGACCTTCAAAAGCAAACTCTATACGGCGTTGCCTGATAATCTCCTCCAAAAGTGCATTTCCAGAAAGACCGTTATCAGTAGTTTCTATTGCAGAACCTATATACCCTTCATATCTCCGTTGTTTAAGAAACTTAAGATCATTCAGTGCATTTGTTTCTGAAAAAACAGCACTACCAGGCGTAGCTGCAGACTCTGCACGAATGAGATATGCTTCTGCAATCCTAAGTACTGGCACATTGTCCAGATTAATGAATCCATTTTTCCCAATGTACTTCGTGCACTCAACCCAGACCTTCGTCCTGCCGCCATTGCCGGGTTCAAACAGTCGGTTTCTAACATCAGTCGACCGAGATGAAATTGAAGCATTAACTCCAACAAAATTTGAACTAGTTAGTGTGATTCCGAGGTCGGCTAATAATGAGGGACGAGGAACCAAATCACCAAATCCTCCCAGAACAGCCTGGTTTCCTGGAGCCGTCAATGTTGTGAAAGAAGTTTGAAGTGATTCATTAACTCCTGGATTTTCATTGTTTTGTGCAAATCGAACCTGAAAAAGTATTTCACGATTTGTCGCTGCTCTCCATTGCGCTTCATAGTTGCTTATGTCAGTCATTCTATCACCTGCCAAAGCAATGGCATCATCAGCCCACTTTTTGGCAGCAGCATAGTCTCTCCTATATAGGTTTACTCTCGCAAGCAAAAGTCTTGCAGCTGCTTTGTTAGCTAACGCCACATCTGCTGTAGGGCCAAAACCAAGTAATCCTTCGGCATCAGTCAAATCTGCTACGATTCTTGAATAGACATCATTGATAGGAGCACGTTCAGGCAAAAGAGCTACTGCACTATCTATATTATCAATTCCTTTTAGAATAATAGGAACCCCTCCACGATTTTGCTGATCGATAATAGCACCCGGAATATAGGCATATACCCGAACCAAGTCAAAATAGTAAAGTCCTCTAAGATAGAGACATTGGCCCCTCCAAGAGTTGATTCTTGCTGTTGTTGGAGCTGGCACAACATTGAGCCTTGGAATGGCCTCGAGAATCAGATTAATTTGATTTATAGCGGAATAACTATTAGACCAAATTGTGCCGGTAAAGTGTGCGTTCAAAACATTATTTGATTCATTCAATAACCGACCACTAGCATTTGTTGCATACCCATTATCTGCTAATGCTTCGGGATGTGTGATTAAATCACGACCATATTGTCTGAGGTTTTTCAACCTTGCATACAATCCAGTTATTGCAGCGTCTATGTTTTCCGGAGTTTGTAATGCAGTCTCTGAAGGGATTGACTGAACGGGATCAATCTCTAATTGCTTCTTGCAACCAGCGGTTAGAAATGCAAGAATGGCAAGTATAAAAACTCCTTTCGAAAGTTTCTTCATAATTAATAATTTAATTGGTCAAGGTTAAAACCCTACTTGAAGCCCAACAGTAAAGTTTTTAGACTGAGGAATAATGCCGGTTGATGTTCCTACGAATTCAACATCATAACTAAACCAATCGCTATAAGTCCATAGATTGGTTGCCTGAACGTAGAATCTTGCGTTTGTCAACTTCAACTTACTGAGTGTTTCCTGTGGGAAATCGTAAGAAATCAAAATATTTTTCAATCGGATATAATCAGCTTTGAACCATGTTCGATCACCACTCTGCTGGCCTGAACCTTTCACTTCTGCACCATTTACGTTTTGCCGGGGCGCCCAAGTAATCTGTCCGGGAGTAGTCCAGCGGGCATCATAGTAAGCTTTCAGATTATTAATTCTTGCCTGAGATTCGGTTAGGAAATTGATTTGCCCATCTGAGGCCCATCTTCCATATTCATACTGGAAAAATAAATCAAGAGAGAACCCTTTGTAGCTGAAAGTATTCCTCAAACCGCCCTGAAACAAAGGAATTCGAGTTGGTCCCAAAACCACTCTATCTCTAGCCTGAACCTGATATGCAAGATTACCAAATGTATCATACCACATAGCTCTTCCTGTAGCAGCGTTAACACCCGCATATCGCTGAGTAAACAAAACGCCAACAGGTTCCCCGACCCTAATACTAGGGTCAGCAGGCAGTATTTTATTACCGCCATAAAGCTTAGTAACTTCCTGCTTGTTGTAAGCGAAAACAAAATTGGTGTTCCAATTAAATTCCCCCTTACGACTAGCTTTGACAACATCTGCACCGAGTGTCAGTTCTATGCCTCGGTTATGCAATGAACCGATGTTTGAGGTAAATCCACCAAAGCCGGTTGTTAGCTGAACAGGCTGATCGAAGCAACAAATTCCTTGTGTCTTTGCTATAAACTTCAACTGAACCATTGATGCGATTTCCAAAAAATGCAAAATCTATACCTGCATTCAAGGTTCCGTTAATTTCCCAGCGAAGAGTTGGATTAGGCAATTGGGTAAACGCTAAACCAGCTAAACCATTGTATACACCACCAGAACCGTAAAGTCCTAATGCATCAAAATTGCCTATCTGGTCATTGCCCGTGGTTCCATAGCCAATACGAAGACGCAGTTGCGAAATCAATTTAGAGTTGATTAAGAATTTTTCCTGATCGATGTTCCATGCGGCTTTTACACCATAAAAAAGGCCAAAACGTTCTGTTTGTCCAAAACGGGAAGATCCATCATATCGGCCTGAAATACCTATCAAATACTTTTTATCATAGCTGTAGTTGATTGACCCGAATACACCATTGCGTCGGAATCCTGTAAAAAATTCACCCACGCCAACCGGATTTGCGGCATTATTCAAACTGACAAACTGATATGACGGAAAACCATCGCCGGTTGCTGATATTGTTTCATTGTTTTCACGTCTAAATTCGTACCCAATAACACCATCGATAGAGTTTTTGTCAGCAAATGACTTATTAAAATTCAATGTCGTGAAGAGATTGGTATTTGTATTCCAGTTGCTTTGTGTTTGTACTAAACCACGACGGACAAAAGCATCAGGAGTGCGTGCATCCCTAACACTCTTTCCTTGTACAAGCCTGTAATCCAAGCCTGCAAAATTGCTCCATGTAAGCCAAGAGGCCAGTTTGTAATCGACTCTAAAGTTACCAACTAGCTGGTTCGTTCGGGTAAAACCAGTATTCCAATCATTTACTGCAATGATATTCTGATTCAAAACGCCCATTAATGAACCTGGATTTTGACCTGGAACACCATAATATGAACCATCGGCATTATATATGGGGTTCATTGGCCAAATACCAGAAGCTGCAAATGCAGGGCTTCCTAAAAAAGATCCATCAGTAGCAAATGGGTTATTTTGAAAAGAGGTGCTAAGGTTAATACTTGTCGAGAAGGTAAGTTTACTCGTTGCTTTGTTTTGCAAGTCAACCTTTAAAGCGCTTCTTCTAAAGTCGGCTTTTGTAACAAAAGTTTCAACATCCTGATGACTCATACTAACCCGAAAAGTACTGCGATCATTGCCGCCGCTGGCACTCAACTCATAATTTTGAATCGTACCGTTCTGAAAAGCAAAATCTTGCCAATCGTAAGTTGCAAGTGCAGCTATCGCTGAATCT
The Phnomibacter ginsenosidimutans genome window above contains:
- a CDS encoding TlpA disulfide reductase family protein, yielding MPFSFSYKQSAAAVLLTLGMYSCEQSTNTDLVVKGSFSNATGGKIMLAELPYAAAQRIVVDSAYLIDSVGRFRLHTPMSQESVYQLFIANGPGLLFINDVPDIEIVADAKHPEQFKISGSPASSSIQTLYNSFEKTYAEWKTAEAAAIAADKPGKQNDSLRTATLQQRDVRYAALQQLFSNFISKEPNATAQYFALGMAHRFLPGSQWQQLLKAAQDKHPQHPGLQLLEQRLVTANTPGTHLLNKAVPEIQLPDSSGQAVALSSLRGKWVLAYVWAGWDSSSRKQAIVLRKTQSALYKKNLVFLGLSIDKDRSTWIEAIRQDSVPAIQLSDLKYWDSKVLQQLDIQKIPFNLLIDPTGMVKAVNIPDSVFINTVSSFVR
- a CDS encoding RagB/SusD family nutrient uptake outer membrane protein, whose protein sequence is MKRIFLNIAAATVLFQLASCKKDEFLNPVPTNQISDLSAFDSELRIEGQVKALYATIKNAGLYGGRLQVFNDIRGVDFVNERTNVVTGFDVYNYGPANSSGNSVEAVWSRAYYAINLANVFLAGMDSKGESVVGATKANAYRAEARLVRALCYHAMVNLYARPFWDGNGSKPGLPLRLTPNTGSANFDMARNTVAEVYTQILNDLNFAETNLPLTNANATQNVIRAHKNTAIALKVRVLLGMRRYADVITEANKLVPATAPFVAPTGVRHALNASFNTTFTNYTTVESILSMPFYSNEAPGTQNQLGFYFRHDSQAGGGAEYSVNPAGVYADANWKAGDARRAQILMAANKPWLNKYTTAAPYTDWAPVLRYPEVLLSLAEAITRSTNTVDARAIALLNAVRGRSDASTVFAAGDFANADALANAILTERRIEFLGEGLAGFDNTRLGLPLPAKPGVTAVPATGQNYIWPIPASELQLNALMTDN
- a CDS encoding TonB-dependent receptor domain-containing protein — translated: MFAELRPVSGLAIRTQYSVDYLNTENEIYWSPQSGEGFGSNGSATSSFVNRKNWVWTTTAQYDFKVSGANNFSVLGGVEQQRIQAKSFGLNRIQVNDPDFTNIQGGWATPNTAGLGIGESYLLSEFGRLNYNYDRKYFISANIRRDRASQLGSDRKAGTFWGVSAGWEIANENFWQSSKLSSIFSSMKLRGSYGRVGNIAGLGDFASLSTFGSGLYGQTGTLVFNQVGNNFLGWETSNKLDIGLNFGFMNDRITAEVSYYNNDVDGLILNVPAPPSAGMPSSVPTNVGTMYNRGVELGINAQVIRKKNFSWSSSFNFNFNENEVTSLAPGLNRVLSSTSGLETVNITVPGSPVGSLFVTRTNGVDPATGRRIFINAQGREVFYQFRAATGFNFEYADGTRAPNVSSADAIVYKNTNPRFVGGWDNTFNFGNFSLNTLFTYQAGFYVYWGTYAGLRDQRFWNNSTDVLRRWQKPGDQTDMPKPYFGDNVSNGSAFPLDVNVFKGDFIKLRTAQLSYNLPQSVLGKARISSARFYVSGNNLLILTKYPGPDPEVSSNGTGSTNQGVDRNSVGNARTITLGVNIGF
- a CDS encoding TonB-dependent receptor plug domain-containing protein, with the protein product MRKIAMAIVCLCITFVAFAQSKTVTGKVTDSKDGTGLVGVTVSAPGGAGTKSEAGGSYSVTVPASSKTLTFSFVGYEAVTLSIPANGVLNVSLKLAENKLDEVIVVGYGTQKRKEITGNIASVAGQEVANRPVQSFEQALGGRAAGVQISIPNGVLNNPPVIRVRGTNSISLSSQPLIVIDGVPVFSGDASGTDASGNALASINPNDIESIDISKDAAASAIYGSRAANGVIFVTTKRGKTGKAKVTLDSWVGFSKVFGLPNILNAQQYTDYKNEALRNQGTFNANTNAFYLTNGPDGQPINTNWYDFVYRTGIQHSHTVNVSGANDATRYYFSAGVTDQSGIIKRNDFRRISMLGNFDTKVGKMLTIGGKIQYSNELNEAAVSSGSIPGAAFATAGLGRAALLISPNVAPYNNDGTYNVNGQFIGVMNNKVGQVGFNNPAVSLDQNRSNSENKPFPRKHVC
- a CDS encoding DUF4843 domain-containing protein codes for the protein MLAIVTAFLSTGCIKNEIATFNGAQIEWDASSWNSNAAGLTYPMMIRVPIYNAATPNSSPFITRTTGTIRLRVNVVGAQAATDRAFTFKFNQAESTGAPGTHFQAVTGTGTIPANSSFGFVDFVVLNPGAGTGTATAVLELTENAVFKPATNYAKIGLSIAQP
- a CDS encoding RagB/SusD family nutrient uptake outer membrane protein: MKKLSKGVFILAILAFLTAGCKKQLEIDPVQSIPSETALQTPENIDAAITGLYARLKNLRQYGRDLITHPEALADNGYATNASGRLLNESNNVLNAHFTGTIWSNSYSAINQINLILEAIPRLNVVPAPTTARINSWRGQCLYLRGLYYFDLVRVYAYIPGAIIDQQNRGGVPIILKGIDNIDSAVALLPERAPINDVYSRIVADLTDAEGLLGFGPTADVALANKAAARLLLARVNLYRRDYAAAKKWADDAIALAGDRMTDISNYEAQWRAATNREILFQVRFAQNNENPGVNESLQTSFTTLTAPGNQAVLGGFGDLVPRPSLLADLGITLTSSNFVGVNASISSRSTDVRNRLFEPGNGGRTKVWVECTKYIGKNGFINLDNVPVLRIAEAYLIRAESAATPGSAVFSETNALNDLKFLKQRRYEGYIGSAIETTDNGLSGNALLEEIIRQRRIEFAFEGHRFFDLKRLGRDIVKTAPSTATVSFSDARILPPIPQREVDGNPRIKQNFGY
- a CDS encoding SusC/RagA family TonB-linked outer membrane protein; this translates as MRKTVLLVLCFVIAVGQLIAQNRTLSGKITDENGAPLEGATVTVKGTKIAATSAADGAFSISAPTTAKALVVSFVGKATKEVNIGSSNTINVTLSAAGNDGLDEVVVVGYQTRRKRDEAGAISTVRAAQIENRPNASLDVALQGKAAGVLVQANNGIPGGAINVRIRGEGSINAGNQPLWIVDGVQLNTRNDAAFTQANPLSFLNPDDIESIDILKDAASAAIYGSNAANGVVIVTTKKGKSGKTKFNFNTYFGSVQPLKRLNMVNSQEYFQLRAEGVGNANNLPANNLAVKQNVLGTFRVPNAANMTNAQADSAIAALATYDWQDFAFQNGTIQNYELSASGGNDRSTFRVSMSHQDVETFVTKADFRRSALKVDLQNKATSKLTFSTSINLSTSFQNNPFATDGSFLGSPAFAASGIWPMNPIYNADGSYYGVPGQNPGSLMGVLNQNIIAVNDWNTGFTRTNQLVGNFRVDYKLASWLTWSNFAGLDYRLVQGKSVRDARTPDAFVRRGLVQTQSNWNTNTNLFTTLNFNKSFADKNSIDGVIGYEFRRENNETISATGDGFPSYQFVSLNNAANPVGVGEFFTGFRRNGVFGSINYSYDKKYLIGISGRYDGSSRFGQTERFGLFYGVKAAWNIDQEKFLINSKLISQLRLRIGYGTTGNDQIGNFDALGLYGSGGVYNGLAGLAFTQLPNPTLRWEINGTLNAGIDFAFFGNRINGSVEVYSKDTRNLLLRSACSANNRLWWIYLKHRFIA